The following proteins are co-located in the Microplitis demolitor isolate Queensland-Clemson2020A chromosome 5, iyMicDemo2.1a, whole genome shotgun sequence genome:
- the LOC103573986 gene encoding cytohesin-1, which translates to MWQDLDTLTSSAVNSGSQQVDQFSTTELTPEQQKILIDIRRKKTELLLEIQQLKDELGEVVAEMEAMDGGGFTVDESNKPSNKTKQTSIGRKKFNMDPKKGIEYLIEHNLLAPTPEDVAQFLYKGEGLNKTAIGDYLGERHDFNERVLRAFVELHDFTDLILVQALRQFLWSFRLPGEAQKIDRMMECFAQRYCQLNPNIFTNTDTCYVLSFAIIMLNTSLHNPSVKDKPSVEQFITMNRGINNGGDLPRELLVSLYESIKTEPFKIPEDDGNDLMHTFFNPDKEGWLWKQGGRYKSWKRRWFILNDNCLYYFEYTTDKEPRGIIPLENIQVREVQDRHKPHCFELYAAGSEFIKACKTDSEGKVVEGKHTVYRMSAATDEEKDEWIKCVRQSISHNPFYDMLAARKKKAQKTNLHSKS; encoded by the exons ATGTGGCAGGACTTGGATACTCTGACTAGTTCGGCAGTCAATTCTGGGTCTCAACAAGTTGATCAATTCAGCACGAcag AATTAACACCAgagcaacaaaaaattctCATTGACATTCGTCGAAAAAAGACTGAACTACTACTTGAAATTCAg caATTGAAAGATGAACTTGGAGAAGTTGTCGCCGAGATGGAAGCTATGGATGGAGGTGGATTCACTGTTGACGAATCAAATAAGCCgtcaaataaaacaaaacagaCATCAATTGGAcgtaaaaagtttaatatgGACCCAAAGAAGGGTATCGAGTACCTGATTGAGCATAATTTATTAGCACCTACGCCTGAAGACGTCGCCCAATTTCTTTACAAAGGCGagggattaaataaaacagcTATCGGTGATTATTTAGGAGAAAGACATGATTTTAATGAACGTGTATTACGTGCGTTTGTTGAACTACACGATTTTACGGATCTCATACTTGTCCAAGCACTCCGACAATTTTTGTGGTCATTCAGATTACCCGGTGAGGCACAAAAAATAGATCGTATGATGGAGTGTTTTGCTCAGAGATACTGTCAACTTaatccaaatatttttacaaatactGATACATGTTATGTATTGAGTTTCGCTATTATTATGCTCAATACTTCTTTGCATAATCCAAGTGTCAAAGACAAACCTAGTGTCGAACAATTTATAACGATGAATCGGGGAATCAACAATGGGGGAGACTTACCACGTGAATTACTTGTT agtttgTACGAAAGTATAAAAACGGAGCCATTTAAAATACCCGAAGACGATGGAAATGATTTAATGCACACGTTTTTCAATCCTGATAAAGAAGGCTGGCTTTGGAAACAAG GCGGACGCTACAAGAGTTGGAAGAGAAGATGGTTCATTCTCAACGACAATTGTCTTTATTACTTTGAGTATACTACTGATAAAGAACCGCGTGGGATTATTCCATTggaaaatattcaagttaGAGAAGTTCAAGATAGGCATAAACCTCATTGCTTTGAACTTTATGCTGCAGGGTCCGAGTTTATTAAAGCGTGTAAAACGGACAGTGAAGGAAAAGTTGTAGAAG gtaAGCATACTGTGTATAGAATGTCTGCTGCAACAGATGAAGAAAAAGACGAATGGATAAAATGTGTAAGACAAAGTATATCACATAATCCATTTTATGATATGTTGGCCGCGCGAAAGAAAAAAGCGCAAAAAACAAATCTTCACTCCaagagttaa